GAGGGGCCCATGGAGCGCTTCGATCTGGTGGTGGTGGGGGCGGGCATCGGAGGGGGATCACTGGTCTTCAACCTCCTGGATCGGGGTTTCCGCGGCCGGATCCTGGTGGTGGACCGGGAGGATTCCGTGGGTGCCGGATGCACCGGCAGGAGTGCCGGGGGCTTCCGGAACCTCTGGACCACCCCGGTCAACCAGCGGCTCTGCACCCAAAGTGCGGCCATCCTGAGGGACTTCAAGGAGGCCATGGGCTGCGGCATCGGCTTCAACCCCAGCGGCTACCTCTTCACCTACGGATCGGAGTCCTGGCAGCGGGTCCCTGAGGCCGCCGCCATCTGGCGGGAGAATGGCGTGCGCTTTGAGCTCCTGGACCCCCAGGGCATCCAGGAGCGGATCCCCGGCATCCGCTGCGAAGTGGAGGAGGTGGACCCGGAGGTCCGGGAGATCCTGGGCCTCCAGCCCCTGGTGGGAGGCGTCTTCGGTCCGGACTGTGGAAGCTTCGATCCCTCCCAGGCTGCCCAGGGCTACTTCGACCGTGCCCTGGACCGCTTCTCCCTGAAGCCTGAGCTGCGCCTCCGGACCGAGGTGGAGAGCCTGGTTTTCGGCTCAGGCGGAAGGATCGAGGGGCTGAGGCTGGGACCCCGGGATGAGTTTGTCGCAGCGGGGGCCATCGCCCTCTGCACAGGCCCCTGGACCAACGAGCTGCTGAGGCGCTCGGGCTGTCCAGCCGAAGAGTTGCTGCCCCTCATCAGCCAGAAGCGGATGCTCTTCGTGACGGCCTTCCCCGATGCTGACCCCCGCTGGCGGACCATCCCCCTGACCATTGTCGACCAGGGCATCTACTTCAAGGCCGAGGGGGAGAACCTCCTGCTGGGCAGGGCGGGGAAGGATACCCCGGACAGCCTGGACACCAGCTTCGAGCCTGATTACTACCTCGAGGAGGTCAATCTCCTCCTCCAGGAACGCATCCCGGCTGTGGCCAACTGCCGTCTGAAATCCGGGTGGGCGGGGCTCTATGACACCTGCACCGCGGATCACAACGCCATCCTGGGCTGGCACGATCCCCATCCGGGGCTGTTGCTGCAGGTGGGCTACAGCGGCCACGGGGCCATGGAGTGCCCTGCCGCTGGGATATGTCTGGCGGAGCTTTTCATGGACGGACAGAGTCGGACCCATGACATCACGCCCCGTTTCCGCGAGGGGGCGCTGGTCCGGGAGAGGATTGTCATCTAGACGCTCAAGGTTGCGTCCGCTGCGCGGGTAGAGGTTGGTGAGGCCGTGCTCCTTCTGACACTCGTGGACCAGGGCGATCTTCCCTTGAAGTTCCATGTCTGGCCTCCTGAATCGCCTGAGGGGGCCAGACATCCAATAACAGGACATCGATATCCTCTAATGATGAGGTCCTGCAAGGCGCGGCGACGCCCTCCATCGGGCCCTCCACCTTTGGCCGGGGTTCCCTGCGTTACCATGGTGCTTCCACGGAGTCGCCTTGTCGGAAAGCCTTCCTCTAGCCACCATCATCGTCAGCTACGTCGCGGTGCTCTTCGCCCTGAGCGTCCATGAGGCGGCCCACGCCTCGGCCTCCTACCTTCTGGGGGATGATACGGCCCGGCGGATGGGCCGGATGACCTTGAGCCCCGTGGCCCATATGGACCTGGTGGGGACTGTGATCATGCCCCTGATTGGGGCCTTCACCGGGTTCAACGTCCTGGGTTGGGCCAAGCCGGTGCCGGTGGACCCCTCCCGGCTCACCCGCCGCTTCCGGGCCCGGGTGGGCTACGCCATGGTGGCCGCCGCCGGACCCGTCTCGAACCTCCTCCAGTCGCTGCTCTTCCTGGTGGTGCTCTGCCTGTCCATCCGTTTCGCCTTCCCGGACTTCTGGGGGTGGGATCTGCTCCAGGCGGCGATGTTCTCCTCGGTGGAGAGGCTGCTCAGAGTTCCCCAGCTCTCCGTCGGGCAGGTGCTCCTCATGACGCTCCTGGGGCGTCTGGTGGTCATCAACATCGGACTCGCCATCTTCAACCTGATCCCCTTCGGTCCCCTCGATGGGGCGGGCATTCTCCGGGGCTTCCTGCCCTTCCGATGGCTCCCCGCCTTTGACCGCTGGCAGCCGAAGATCACCATCATCCTGCTGGTCCTCTTTCTGGTCGGGGCCTTCAACTATGTCTTCGGGTTGATCTTCGCCCTGGCCAATCTCTTCTTCATTCACCCCCTCGCCCGTCTCATTCTCGGAGTCTGATCCATGCAGCGTGTGCTTTCCGGCGTCCAGCCCTCCGGTTCCCTCCACCTCGGCAACCTGGTGGGGGCCATCGAGAACTATGTGAAGCTCCAGGAGGACTACCAGACCTTCTACATGATCGCGGACTGGCACGCCCTGACCTCCAAGTTCGACCAGTCCGCGGGCATTGTCCCCGCCAGCCTGGAGGTCACCGCCACCTTCCTGGCGGCGGGGCTGGATCCCTCCCGTGCGGCCATCTTCATGCAGTCCCTGGTCAAGGAGCATGCAGAGCTGCATCTGCTCTTCTCGATGATGACCCCCCTCTCCTGGCTGGAGCGGGTGCCCACCTACAAGGAGAAGTTGCAGAACTCCGTGGCGGACCTGGGCAGCTACGGCTTCATGGGCTACCCCCTGCTGCAGGCGGCGGATATCGTCATCTACAAGGCCCACAAGGTGCCCGTGGGCGAGGATCAGCTCTTCCACCTGG
The sequence above is drawn from the uncultured Holophaga sp. genome and encodes:
- a CDS encoding site-2 protease family protein, coding for MSESLPLATIIVSYVAVLFALSVHEAAHASASYLLGDDTARRMGRMTLSPVAHMDLVGTVIMPLIGAFTGFNVLGWAKPVPVDPSRLTRRFRARVGYAMVAAAGPVSNLLQSLLFLVVLCLSIRFAFPDFWGWDLLQAAMFSSVERLLRVPQLSVGQVLLMTLLGRLVVINIGLAIFNLIPFGPLDGAGILRGFLPFRWLPAFDRWQPKITIILLVLFLVGAFNYVFGLIFALANLFFIHPLARLILGV
- a CDS encoding FAD-binding oxidoreductase → MERFDLVVVGAGIGGGSLVFNLLDRGFRGRILVVDREDSVGAGCTGRSAGGFRNLWTTPVNQRLCTQSAAILRDFKEAMGCGIGFNPSGYLFTYGSESWQRVPEAAAIWRENGVRFELLDPQGIQERIPGIRCEVEEVDPEVREILGLQPLVGGVFGPDCGSFDPSQAAQGYFDRALDRFSLKPELRLRTEVESLVFGSGGRIEGLRLGPRDEFVAAGAIALCTGPWTNELLRRSGCPAEELLPLISQKRMLFVTAFPDADPRWRTIPLTIVDQGIYFKAEGENLLLGRAGKDTPDSLDTSFEPDYYLEEVNLLLQERIPAVANCRLKSGWAGLYDTCTADHNAILGWHDPHPGLLLQVGYSGHGAMECPAAGICLAELFMDGQSRTHDITPRFREGALVRERIVI